The following are encoded in a window of Microbacterium sp. LWO13-1.2 genomic DNA:
- the aroB gene encoding 3-dehydroquinate synthase encodes MTTTTISVTGNDPYDITIGRGILDRVSAALAPTVRKILVVHPPTLAARAAELRDRLLADDENGPREVLLAEIPDAEQGKRIEVAAFCWQVMGQSDFTRTDAVVGFGGGAVTDLAGFVAATWLRGVQLIQVPTTVLGLVDASIGGKTGVNTAEGKNLVGAFWAPRAVIGDLDELASLSENEATAGFAEVVKAGFIWAPEILDIVEADPRRAVDTKTEEFRRAIELAVDMKARVVSEDFREAGQREILNYGHTLGHAIEHAERYRWRHGAAISVGMLYAAELSRLAGRLSDDAANRHRTVLESLGLPTSYRAGAWKQLLATMQRDKKSRGGMLRFVLLDDIAKPTILQAPDESLMFAAYQEVGA; translated from the coding sequence ATGACCACGACGACCATCAGCGTCACCGGGAACGATCCCTACGACATCACCATCGGACGCGGCATCCTCGATCGCGTATCGGCGGCGCTCGCGCCGACCGTGCGGAAGATCCTCGTCGTGCACCCGCCGACGCTGGCCGCCCGAGCCGCGGAACTCAGGGACCGATTGCTCGCCGATGACGAGAACGGCCCCCGTGAGGTGCTGCTGGCCGAGATCCCGGACGCCGAACAGGGCAAGCGCATCGAGGTCGCCGCGTTCTGCTGGCAGGTCATGGGACAGTCCGACTTCACCCGCACCGACGCCGTCGTCGGTTTCGGCGGGGGAGCAGTGACCGACCTCGCCGGTTTCGTCGCCGCGACCTGGCTCCGCGGCGTGCAGCTCATCCAGGTGCCCACCACGGTGCTCGGACTCGTCGACGCATCGATCGGCGGCAAGACCGGTGTCAACACCGCTGAGGGGAAGAATCTCGTCGGCGCGTTCTGGGCACCGCGTGCAGTGATCGGCGATCTCGACGAACTCGCCAGCCTCAGCGAGAACGAGGCGACAGCAGGCTTCGCCGAGGTGGTCAAGGCCGGTTTCATCTGGGCTCCCGAGATCCTCGACATCGTCGAGGCCGATCCTCGGCGCGCGGTCGACACGAAGACCGAGGAGTTCCGGCGGGCGATCGAGCTGGCGGTCGACATGAAGGCGCGCGTCGTCTCCGAGGACTTCCGAGAGGCGGGCCAGCGCGAGATCCTCAACTACGGTCACACGCTCGGCCACGCCATCGAGCACGCCGAGCGCTACCGGTGGCGCCACGGCGCAGCGATCTCGGTCGGGATGCTGTACGCCGCCGAACTCTCCCGGCTCGCGGGGCGTCTCTCCGATGACGCCGCGAACCGGCACCGCACCGTGCTCGAGTCGCTCGGTCTGCCGACGTCGTACCGGGCCGGTGCCTGGAAGCAGCTCCTCGCCACGATGCAGCGCGACAAGAAGAGCCGTGGCGGGATGCTCCGCTTCGTCCTGCTCGACGACATCGCAAAGCCCACGATCCTGCAGGCGCCGGATGAATCCCTGATGTTCGCGGCCTACCAGGAGGTCGGTGCGTGA
- the rpsD gene encoding 30S ribosomal protein S4: protein MTTKSQDRRKVRLSRALGIALTPKAARYLEKRPYAPGEHGRTKRKADSDYAVRLREKQRLREQYGIREKQMRNTFNEARRQDGLTGENLVELLEMRLDALVVRSGFARTTAQARQLVVHRHILVDGQLVDRPSFRVKPGQLIHVKAKSEGTEPFQVAAAGGHAEVLPPVPGYLEVELDKLQARLLRRPKRVEVPVTCEVQLVVEYYAAR, encoded by the coding sequence GTGACCACGAAGTCCCAGGACCGCCGCAAGGTCCGCCTGTCCCGCGCGCTCGGTATCGCGCTCACCCCGAAGGCAGCCCGCTACCTCGAGAAGCGTCCCTACGCTCCGGGCGAGCACGGCCGCACCAAGCGCAAGGCTGACAGCGACTACGCCGTCCGTCTGCGCGAGAAGCAGCGTCTCCGCGAGCAGTACGGCATCCGCGAGAAGCAGATGCGCAACACGTTCAACGAGGCCCGCCGTCAGGACGGCCTGACCGGTGAGAACCTGGTCGAGCTGCTCGAGATGCGTCTCGACGCTCTCGTCGTGCGTTCGGGCTTCGCCCGCACCACCGCGCAGGCTCGCCAGCTCGTCGTGCACCGTCACATCCTCGTCGACGGCCAGCTCGTCGACCGCCCGTCCTTCCGCGTGAAGCCGGGTCAGCTCATCCACGTCAAGGCCAAGAGCGAGGGCACCGAGCCCTTCCAGGTGGCAGCAGCCGGCGGTCACGCCGAGGTCCTGCCCCCGGTTCCGGGCTACCTCGAGGTCGAGCTCGACAAGCTCCAGGCTCGCCTGCTGCGTCGTCCGAAGCGCGTCGAGGTCCCCGTGACCTGCGAAGTGCAGCTCGTCGTCGAGTACTACGCAGCTCGCTGA
- the alaS gene encoding alanine--tRNA ligase, which translates to MNTAEIAQRYLDFFEKNDHVIVPSASLVSDDPSLLFTVAGMVPFIPYLTGVVPAPHPRIADVQKCIRTNDIEEVGKTARHGTFFQMMGNWSFGDYFKEGAIRYAWELLTSAESDGGYGFEEKDLWVTVYETDDEAEAIWRDIIGLKPERIQRLGRADNYWNTGQPGPGGPDSEIFFDRGPAYGKDGGPAVDDSRFLEIWNLVFMQDFIENVRGKTEFDIVGELPQKNIDTGMGLERVAFLKQGVENMYETDQVRPVLDRAVELSGRRYGAVHEDDVRFRVIADHVRSSLMLLSDGVRPSNEGRGYILRRLMRRTVRAMKLLGVDEPTFPELFTASRDAMQTAYPVLAKEWSTLSASAFAEEETFRRTLAQGSTILDLALDETKKGGGATLSGPEAFLLHDTYGFPIDLTLEVAEEAGLSVDRAAFDSLMLEQRTRAKEDARNRKRQLADVSVYRELRGLGETGFDGYTELEVESRILGILVDGQPVRTASEGQIAEVVLSETTLYAESGGQVADKGTIVGAGFVLEVLDVQRPVAGLISHTIEVASGSVSVDDAATTVVDAANRRAARQAHSATHLVHAALRDTLGPTATQSGSLNRAGYMRFDFAWSQALSADTRTEIEEITNRAVQDALEVTTRIMSLDEAKEAGAMALFGEKYGDRVRMVDIGGPWSRELCAGTHVNTSAEIGIVSVVGESSVGASNRRIEALVGQDAFRELAAERALVSQLTSALKTPRDQLSERIADLAANLKAAEKRIAQFEAKERAGQIPAIAEAAVRVGAHRVAALSLGEIASADDVRELALGVRERLGADAAVVALGGIVAGRPVVVVATNDAARAAGAKAGALAKRAAGVLGGGGGGRDDVAQGGGTDASALASALEAISQELRGA; encoded by the coding sequence ATGAATACTGCGGAGATCGCGCAGCGCTATCTCGATTTCTTCGAGAAGAACGACCACGTCATCGTCCCCTCGGCCTCTCTTGTCAGCGACGATCCGTCACTGCTGTTCACGGTTGCGGGAATGGTGCCGTTCATCCCGTATCTCACCGGCGTGGTGCCGGCGCCGCATCCGCGGATCGCCGATGTGCAGAAGTGCATCCGCACCAACGACATCGAAGAGGTCGGCAAGACGGCCCGTCACGGGACGTTCTTCCAGATGATGGGCAACTGGTCGTTCGGCGACTACTTCAAAGAGGGCGCGATCCGCTATGCCTGGGAGCTGCTCACCAGTGCCGAATCCGACGGCGGCTACGGCTTCGAGGAGAAGGATCTCTGGGTCACGGTCTACGAGACCGACGACGAGGCCGAGGCGATCTGGCGGGACATCATCGGTCTGAAGCCGGAGCGCATCCAGCGTCTCGGCCGCGCCGATAACTACTGGAACACCGGACAGCCCGGGCCGGGCGGTCCCGATTCGGAGATCTTCTTCGATCGCGGCCCCGCCTATGGCAAGGACGGCGGCCCCGCCGTCGATGACTCGCGGTTCCTGGAGATCTGGAACCTCGTCTTCATGCAGGACTTCATCGAGAACGTCCGCGGCAAGACAGAGTTCGACATCGTGGGGGAGCTGCCCCAGAAGAACATCGACACCGGTATGGGCCTGGAGCGCGTCGCGTTCCTCAAGCAGGGCGTCGAGAACATGTACGAGACGGATCAGGTGCGCCCGGTTCTCGACCGTGCCGTCGAACTCTCCGGTCGCCGCTATGGCGCGGTGCACGAAGACGACGTGCGCTTCCGCGTGATCGCCGACCACGTCCGCTCGTCGCTGATGCTGCTCTCCGACGGCGTACGGCCGTCCAACGAGGGCCGCGGCTACATCCTGCGGCGTCTGATGCGCCGCACCGTCCGCGCGATGAAGCTGCTCGGCGTGGACGAGCCCACCTTCCCCGAGCTGTTCACCGCATCGCGCGACGCGATGCAGACGGCGTACCCCGTCCTCGCGAAGGAGTGGTCGACGCTGTCGGCTTCCGCCTTCGCCGAGGAGGAGACGTTCCGCCGCACGCTCGCACAGGGGTCGACGATCCTCGACCTCGCGCTGGACGAGACGAAGAAGGGCGGCGGCGCCACGCTCAGCGGCCCTGAGGCGTTCCTGCTGCACGACACCTACGGGTTCCCGATCGATCTCACACTCGAGGTCGCCGAAGAAGCCGGTCTGTCCGTCGACCGTGCCGCGTTCGACTCGCTCATGCTGGAGCAGCGCACCCGCGCGAAGGAAGACGCGCGCAACCGCAAGCGCCAGCTGGCCGATGTCTCGGTCTACCGGGAGCTCCGCGGACTCGGCGAGACCGGGTTCGATGGCTACACCGAGCTCGAGGTCGAGTCACGTATCCTCGGCATCCTCGTCGACGGCCAGCCGGTCCGCACCGCGAGTGAGGGGCAGATCGCTGAGGTGGTGCTGTCCGAGACCACGCTCTACGCGGAGTCCGGCGGCCAGGTCGCCGACAAGGGCACCATCGTGGGTGCGGGCTTCGTGCTCGAGGTCCTCGACGTGCAGCGACCCGTCGCCGGCCTGATCAGCCACACGATCGAGGTGGCCAGCGGCAGCGTCTCGGTCGATGACGCCGCCACAACCGTGGTGGACGCCGCGAACCGTCGTGCCGCCCGTCAGGCGCACTCCGCGACGCACCTCGTGCACGCGGCGCTCCGCGACACGCTCGGGCCGACGGCGACCCAGTCCGGCTCCTTGAACCGTGCCGGGTACATGCGGTTCGACTTCGCGTGGTCCCAGGCGCTGTCGGCAGACACGCGCACCGAGATCGAGGAGATCACGAACCGCGCTGTGCAGGACGCGCTCGAGGTCACCACACGCATCATGTCGCTCGACGAGGCGAAGGAAGCCGGCGCCATGGCGCTGTTCGGCGAGAAGTACGGCGACCGCGTGCGGATGGTCGACATCGGCGGTCCCTGGTCGCGCGAACTGTGCGCGGGCACCCACGTGAACACCAGCGCCGAGATCGGCATCGTCAGCGTCGTCGGAGAATCCTCGGTGGGCGCATCCAACCGCCGCATCGAGGCTCTGGTCGGTCAGGACGCGTTCCGCGAACTGGCCGCGGAACGCGCTCTCGTCTCGCAGCTCACCAGCGCCCTGAAGACGCCGCGTGACCAGCTCTCCGAGCGCATCGCCGATCTCGCGGCGAACCTGAAGGCAGCGGAGAAGCGCATCGCGCAGTTCGAGGCCAAGGAACGCGCAGGACAGATTCCGGCGATCGCCGAGGCCGCCGTGCGCGTCGGTGCACATCGGGTGGCGGCGTTGTCGCTGGGCGAGATCGCCTCGGCAGATGACGTCCGCGAGCTCGCGCTCGGCGTGCGAGAGCGCCTCGGCGCGGATGCTGCTGTCGTCGCGCTCGGCGGGATCGTGGCCGGACGCCCGGTCGTCGTCGTTGCGACGAACGACGCGGCACGCGCTGCCGGTGCGAAGGCTGGCGCGCTCGCGAAGCGTGCTGCCGGTGTGCTCGGCGGTGGCGGTGGCGGTCGCGACGACGTCGCGCAGGGCGGCGGCACGGATGCTTCGGCACTGGCATCGGCGCTGGAGGCCATCAGCCAGGAGCTTCGCGGCGCGTGA
- a CDS encoding GNAT family N-acetyltransferase — protein sequence MSFTVRRVRADEWEKVRDLRLDAVRDPAAAIAFLHSYADEAAHPDEFWQERTAGNAAGDSVAQFVAEAEGEWIGTVTVLRWRPGATDHHARAVLEARGDVVGVYVRRGHRGAGTVDALLDAAAEWVRAFGDRALTLDVHVDNARAQGAYRRAGFVDTGLRFTGVIGPELEMRRALV from the coding sequence GTGAGCTTCACCGTTCGTCGCGTCCGCGCTGACGAATGGGAGAAGGTGCGCGACCTGCGCCTGGATGCCGTGCGGGATCCGGCCGCCGCGATCGCGTTCCTGCATTCGTATGCCGACGAGGCTGCGCATCCGGACGAGTTCTGGCAGGAGCGTACCGCTGGCAACGCGGCCGGTGACTCGGTCGCCCAGTTCGTCGCGGAGGCGGAGGGGGAGTGGATCGGCACCGTCACGGTTCTCCGTTGGCGCCCGGGAGCGACCGACCATCATGCGCGTGCGGTGCTCGAAGCGCGTGGTGATGTGGTGGGCGTGTACGTGCGCCGCGGGCATCGCGGAGCCGGAACGGTCGATGCACTGCTCGATGCGGCGGCCGAGTGGGTGCGCGCCTTCGGCGACCGCGCGCTGACCCTCGACGTGCACGTGGACAATGCCCGCGCTCAGGGAGCGTATCGGCGCGCCGGATTCGTCGATACGGGTCTGCGTTTCACGGGTGTGATCGGCCCGGAGTTGGAGATGCGACGCGCTCTCGTGTGA
- the mltG gene encoding endolytic transglycosylase MltG — protein MAERENHPPQHDSDARLGALFGNLPEPTAQLPTVDTSAPVPGSRRAAREAAEPRPASPTPPVVSEDPFVTPTAPAPVAVSEKQGGRLEDLFDAHHDDVDSHVPPKKRRRGCLIALIIVLVIVGGIAGAGVWAWNTYGDKISDAMGWGEPKDWEPGLATGEVFVTIRDGDTGRPVSTALHEAGVTKTEDVFYDYLIEEAIAVTFYPGVYRLQEKMTAEAALAALRDDANKLENSASVIEGSTIKAMLPGIAESIGIPLADFEAAVADPSAYGVTAESLEGWLFPAVYTFDPEVTATQVIQRMVDRTRESLTKAGVQAGDEQRVLTIASIIQREGSTADFDKVSRVIENRLEEGNQETHGLLQMDSTAQYGYGLAHEGPVSSWDWNAVVGDQNPWNTYKHAGLPTGPISAPSDAAIDAAQNPADGPWFYFVTVNLDTGETVFSATYAEQQQAEARYKQWCQDNPDGGCY, from the coding sequence ATGGCTGAACGCGAGAATCATCCCCCCCAGCATGATTCGGATGCCCGTCTGGGCGCCCTGTTCGGGAACCTTCCGGAGCCGACCGCGCAGCTGCCGACGGTCGACACCAGCGCCCCTGTGCCCGGTTCTCGCCGGGCGGCCAGAGAGGCCGCAGAACCGCGACCGGCATCGCCGACCCCGCCGGTCGTCTCCGAAGACCCGTTCGTGACGCCCACCGCCCCGGCGCCGGTGGCCGTGTCGGAGAAGCAGGGAGGGCGTCTCGAAGACCTTTTCGATGCCCATCACGACGACGTCGATTCTCACGTACCTCCCAAGAAGCGACGCCGCGGATGTCTGATCGCGTTGATCATCGTCCTCGTGATCGTGGGCGGCATCGCGGGCGCGGGCGTCTGGGCCTGGAACACTTACGGCGACAAGATCAGCGACGCCATGGGCTGGGGTGAGCCCAAGGACTGGGAGCCGGGCCTCGCGACCGGTGAGGTCTTCGTGACGATTCGCGACGGGGACACCGGTCGCCCGGTGTCCACCGCTCTGCACGAGGCCGGCGTGACCAAGACGGAGGACGTCTTCTACGACTACCTCATCGAAGAAGCGATCGCCGTCACCTTCTACCCGGGAGTGTACCGCCTTCAGGAGAAGATGACCGCCGAGGCCGCTCTGGCAGCGCTCCGCGACGACGCCAACAAGCTGGAGAATTCGGCAAGCGTGATCGAGGGCAGCACGATCAAGGCGATGCTGCCGGGGATCGCGGAGAGCATCGGCATCCCGCTCGCAGATTTCGAAGCCGCCGTCGCCGACCCCTCGGCCTACGGAGTGACCGCAGAGTCTCTCGAAGGCTGGCTGTTCCCAGCCGTCTACACGTTCGACCCGGAGGTCACCGCCACCCAGGTGATCCAGCGGATGGTCGACCGCACCCGGGAATCGCTCACGAAGGCAGGGGTCCAGGCCGGAGACGAGCAGCGCGTGCTCACGATCGCCTCGATCATCCAGCGCGAGGGCAGCACCGCCGACTTCGACAAGGTGTCTCGGGTGATCGAGAATCGCCTCGAGGAAGGCAATCAGGAGACCCACGGGCTGCTGCAGATGGACTCGACCGCCCAGTACGGATACGGGCTCGCACACGAGGGCCCCGTTTCCAGCTGGGACTGGAACGCCGTCGTCGGCGATCAGAACCCGTGGAACACGTACAAGCACGCGGGACTGCCCACCGGTCCGATCTCGGCCCCCAGCGATGCCGCCATCGACGCGGCTCAGAATCCCGCGGATGGGCCCTGGTTCTATTTCGTCACCGTCAATCTGGATACCGGCGAGACGGTCTTCTCCGCGACGTACGCGGAGCAGCAGCAGGCCGAGGCCCGGTACAAGCAGTGGTGCCAGGACAACCCTGACGGCGGCTGCTACTGA
- the ruvX gene encoding Holliday junction resolvase RuvX, translating into MSGFRRGVRLGIDVGKARIGVARCDPDGMLAFPIETVPRAETSLGRIAELAEEYEPIEFVVGLPVNMQGTDTPSTADARTFAADLQARTKIPVRLVDERLSTVTAHAALRSSGRTQKNSRSIVDQVAAVVLLQQAIDTEKSTGNPAGVAVPLDEESA; encoded by the coding sequence GTGAGTGGTTTCCGACGGGGCGTGCGGCTCGGCATCGATGTCGGCAAGGCCCGAATCGGCGTCGCCCGCTGCGATCCGGACGGGATGCTCGCCTTTCCGATCGAGACGGTGCCCCGTGCCGAGACATCGCTCGGCCGGATCGCAGAGCTCGCAGAGGAGTACGAGCCCATCGAGTTCGTCGTCGGTCTGCCCGTGAATATGCAGGGTACTGACACACCGTCGACGGCAGATGCACGGACGTTCGCTGCCGACCTGCAAGCCCGCACGAAGATCCCGGTGCGCCTGGTCGACGAACGGCTCAGCACTGTTACCGCACACGCGGCTCTGCGTTCTTCGGGGAGAACCCAGAAGAACTCTCGTAGCATTGTGGATCAGGTCGCTGCCGTGGTGCTTCTGCAGCAGGCGATCGACACGGAGAAGAGCACCGGAAACCCGGCCGGTGTGGCCGTCCCGCTTGACGAGGAGTCCGCCTGA
- a CDS encoding shikimate dehydrogenase: MVNQRRLAVWGDPIAHSKSPALHAAAYAVLGLDWEYGRLQVTGDGFADELGSLDESWLGLSLTMPLKEHAFRAAATHDRHAEMTGAVNTLLLGEELAGFNTDVGGIIDALAERGITEVRTARILGAGATAASALVAVAEIGAIRVDVRARRPERAAGLVELGARLGIDVQVAPLDDAAEAVDITVATLPSGTVLAEESAARLAHAGGALFDAAYAPWPSALATTWGEGVVVSGLGMLLHQAVRQIRIFLNGDPAHVLPDETAVVAAMRAALEHPKP, from the coding sequence ATGGTGAATCAGCGCCGTCTCGCCGTCTGGGGTGACCCGATCGCGCACTCGAAGTCGCCGGCGCTGCACGCCGCCGCTTATGCGGTGCTCGGCCTGGACTGGGAGTACGGGCGTCTGCAGGTGACCGGAGACGGTTTCGCGGATGAGCTCGGCTCGCTGGATGAGTCGTGGCTCGGCCTTTCGTTGACGATGCCTCTCAAGGAGCATGCGTTCCGCGCGGCGGCGACGCACGACCGGCACGCCGAGATGACGGGAGCCGTGAACACGCTGCTTCTGGGCGAAGAGCTTGCGGGGTTCAACACCGATGTCGGGGGCATCATCGATGCCCTGGCTGAGCGCGGCATCACTGAAGTCCGCACGGCGCGCATCCTCGGCGCCGGCGCGACCGCGGCCTCGGCGCTGGTCGCCGTCGCCGAGATCGGCGCCATTCGGGTGGACGTGCGCGCCCGCAGGCCCGAGCGCGCGGCCGGTCTCGTCGAGCTCGGAGCGCGGCTGGGCATCGATGTCCAGGTCGCGCCGCTCGATGACGCAGCGGAAGCGGTCGACATCACCGTCGCCACCCTCCCCAGCGGGACGGTGCTCGCGGAGGAGTCGGCCGCGCGTCTCGCTCATGCCGGTGGTGCGCTGTTCGACGCCGCGTACGCACCGTGGCCGTCGGCGCTGGCGACAACGTGGGGGGAGGGCGTCGTCGTCTCCGGCCTCGGGATGCTGCTGCACCAGGCGGTGCGGCAGATTCGCATCTTCCTGAATGGCGACCCCGCGCACGTGCTGCCGGATGAGACGGCCGTCGTGGCCGCGATGCGCGCGGCACTCGAGCACCCGAAGCCGTAA
- a CDS encoding replication-associated recombination protein A, translating into MTSAAALLSGQTPLAVRMRPVALAEVAGQQHLLRAGSPIVALADPDATSPGAVSIILWGPPGTGKTTLAQAIARSSGRRFVELSAITAGVKDVREVMQEAITQRDLYGQTTILFLDEIHRFTKAQQDALLPGVENGWVILIAATTENPSFSVISPLLSRSLLLTLHALTDDDIGMLVDRAVTDPRGLNGTVALSDEARGALIRLASGDARRALTGLEAGAAVALSHGVDDAADAGSAPEVTADDVAQAVDRALLRYDRQGDEHYDVISAFIKSIRGSDPDAALHYLARMIEAGEDPRFIARRLVISASEDVGLADPQGLVIAVAAADAVAFIGMPEGRIPLAEATVYLATTAKSNAAYKGIDAAIADIRSGGFGRVPLHLRDAHYPGAKRLGHGKGYVYSHDSEYGVVPQQYLPDELDGRRYYEPKELGAERDISARLEKIRRILGDR; encoded by the coding sequence ATGACCTCCGCCGCCGCGCTGCTCTCCGGGCAGACACCTCTCGCCGTGCGGATGCGGCCGGTCGCACTCGCAGAGGTCGCCGGACAGCAGCATCTCCTGCGCGCCGGGTCTCCGATCGTGGCCCTCGCCGACCCGGACGCGACGTCGCCCGGTGCTGTCTCGATCATCCTCTGGGGGCCGCCCGGTACTGGCAAGACGACCCTGGCGCAGGCGATCGCCCGGTCCTCGGGCCGCCGCTTCGTAGAACTCTCCGCCATCACAGCCGGGGTGAAGGACGTCCGTGAGGTGATGCAGGAGGCGATCACCCAGCGCGACCTCTACGGGCAGACGACGATCCTCTTCCTCGACGAGATCCACCGGTTCACGAAGGCTCAGCAGGACGCACTGCTGCCGGGCGTCGAGAACGGCTGGGTCATCCTGATCGCTGCCACCACCGAGAATCCGTCGTTCTCGGTGATCTCGCCGCTGCTGTCGCGTTCCCTGCTGCTCACTCTGCATGCACTCACCGACGACGATATCGGCATGCTCGTCGATCGCGCCGTCACCGACCCGCGAGGTCTGAACGGCACTGTCGCGCTCTCCGACGAGGCACGCGGAGCGCTCATCCGACTCGCATCCGGCGACGCGCGACGCGCGCTCACGGGGCTCGAAGCGGGAGCGGCCGTGGCACTGTCACACGGCGTGGACGACGCCGCTGACGCCGGGTCCGCGCCAGAAGTCACCGCCGACGACGTTGCGCAGGCGGTCGATCGCGCACTGCTGCGCTACGACCGGCAGGGCGACGAGCACTACGACGTCATCAGCGCGTTCATCAAGTCGATCCGGGGTTCCGATCCGGATGCCGCTCTGCACTACCTCGCCCGGATGATCGAGGCCGGTGAGGACCCTCGTTTCATCGCCCGCCGCCTCGTCATCTCGGCCTCAGAGGACGTCGGGCTCGCAGACCCGCAGGGACTCGTGATCGCTGTGGCAGCCGCCGATGCGGTGGCGTTCATCGGAATGCCGGAGGGGCGGATACCTCTGGCCGAGGCGACGGTGTATCTCGCGACGACGGCGAAGTCGAACGCCGCGTACAAGGGAATCGATGCGGCGATCGCCGACATCCGATCCGGAGGCTTCGGCCGAGTACCGCTGCACCTGCGCGATGCGCACTATCCGGGCGCGAAGAGGCTCGGACACGGCAAGGGCTATGTCTACTCGCACGACAGCGAATACGGCGTCGTGCCCCAGCAGTACCTTCCGGATGAGCTCGACGGACGCCGGTACTACGAGCCCAAAGAGCTCGGCGCCGAACGCGACATCTCCGCTCGACTCGAGAAGATCCGCCGGATCCTCGGCGACCGCTGA
- the aroC gene encoding chorismate synthase has product MLRVLTAGESHGPELIAVMEGLPSGVPVSSEAIQADLERRKLGYGRGSRMKFEQDELTISGGVRHGKTLGSPIALRIGNTEWPKWVEVMSPEPVELTDKSRGRGAPLTRPRPGHADLVGMQKYDFDEARPILERASARETAARVALGAIARSFLGELGIRLVSHTLSIGPVQVPAGSPLPTPDDVDALDADPLRCFDAATSALMVAEVDDAKKEGDTLGGIVEVLAYGLPPGLGSHVHWDRRLDARLAQALMSIQAIKGVEVGDGFETTRRRGSAAHDELFATTDGITRGSDRAGGTEGGMSTGTVLRVRAGMKPIATVPHSLRTIDVATGDVATAHHQRSDVCAVPAAGVVAEAMVAVELANAVLEKFGGDSIRETRRNFDGYLAGIPAELRTAPASEAALIASDVGD; this is encoded by the coding sequence ATGCTCCGCGTGCTCACGGCCGGCGAATCCCACGGCCCAGAACTCATTGCCGTCATGGAGGGTCTGCCCTCCGGCGTTCCGGTGTCTTCCGAGGCCATCCAGGCAGATCTCGAGCGTCGCAAGCTCGGCTACGGCCGCGGCTCGCGCATGAAGTTCGAGCAGGACGAGCTCACGATCTCCGGCGGTGTCCGCCACGGGAAGACGCTCGGCAGCCCGATCGCCCTGCGCATCGGCAACACGGAGTGGCCGAAGTGGGTGGAGGTCATGAGCCCCGAGCCGGTGGAGCTCACCGACAAGTCCCGTGGTCGTGGCGCTCCGCTGACGCGCCCGCGTCCCGGCCATGCCGACCTCGTCGGCATGCAGAAGTACGACTTCGATGAGGCACGTCCGATCCTCGAGCGCGCGAGCGCCAGAGAGACCGCCGCACGCGTCGCACTCGGCGCCATCGCCCGATCCTTCCTGGGCGAACTCGGCATCCGCCTCGTCAGCCACACGCTCTCCATCGGTCCCGTCCAGGTGCCGGCCGGATCGCCGCTCCCCACGCCGGACGACGTCGATGCCCTGGACGCCGATCCGCTGCGCTGCTTCGACGCGGCCACCTCGGCACTGATGGTCGCCGAGGTCGACGATGCCAAGAAGGAGGGCGACACACTCGGCGGCATCGTCGAGGTGCTCGCCTACGGTCTTCCGCCGGGACTCGGTTCGCACGTGCACTGGGACCGTCGCCTCGACGCGCGGCTCGCGCAGGCTCTGATGAGCATTCAGGCGATCAAGGGCGTCGAGGTCGGTGACGGCTTCGAGACCACCCGCCGCCGCGGCTCGGCAGCGCATGATGAACTCTTCGCGACGACCGACGGGATCACGCGCGGCTCTGACCGTGCCGGCGGCACCGAGGGCGGCATGTCGACCGGTACCGTGCTGCGCGTGCGCGCAGGCATGAAGCCGATCGCCACCGTTCCGCATTCGCTGCGCACCATCGACGTCGCAACCGGAGACGTCGCCACGGCGCACCACCAGCGCTCGGACGTGTGCGCAGTGCCCGCCGCCGGAGTCGTCGCCGAGGCGATGGTCGCGGTCGAGCTGGCCAACGCCGTCCTGGAGAAGTTCGGCGGCGACAGCATCCGCGAGACGCGGCGCAACTTCGACGGCTATCTCGCCGGCATCCCGGCAGAACTGCGCACTGCGCCGGCCTCCGAGGCAGCGCTCATCGCGTCTGATGTCGGAGACTGA
- a CDS encoding shikimate kinase produces MSETEPLTLVLVGPMAAGKTSIGRRVARRLAVPFIDTDKRIVAAHGPIPVLFAEQGEAHFRELERAAVSAALDEGGVISLGGGAVTDAGTRELLRPHPVVFLTVSAEAVADRIRGGSRPLLAGDDPLERWTRIFEERRDWYDEVASTVFDTSRRPMQRIADEIVTWRREQR; encoded by the coding sequence ATGTCGGAGACTGAGCCGCTCACGCTGGTCCTCGTCGGCCCGATGGCCGCGGGTAAGACCAGCATCGGCAGGCGGGTCGCTCGTCGGCTCGCGGTGCCGTTCATCGACACCGACAAGCGGATCGTGGCCGCGCACGGGCCGATCCCGGTGCTCTTCGCCGAACAGGGTGAAGCGCATTTCCGGGAGCTCGAGCGCGCCGCGGTGTCGGCGGCGCTCGATGAGGGTGGAGTGATCTCGCTGGGCGGCGGAGCGGTGACGGATGCCGGGACGAGGGAGCTTCTGCGCCCGCATCCCGTCGTCTTCCTCACCGTGTCGGCTGAGGCCGTCGCCGACCGGATCCGCGGCGGAAGCAGGCCGTTGCTCGCGGGAGACGACCCGCTTGAGCGCTGGACGAGGATCTTCGAGGAGCGCCGCGATTGGTACGACGAGGTGGCGAGCACAGTGTTCGACACCTCTCGTCGCCCGATGCAGCGCATTGCCGACGAGATCGTGACATGGAGAAGAGAGCAGCGATGA